Proteins from a genomic interval of Brachionichthys hirsutus isolate HB-005 unplaced genomic scaffold, CSIRO-AGI_Bhir_v1 contig_700, whole genome shotgun sequence:
- the LOC137914195 gene encoding E3 ubiquitin-protein ligase TRIM36-like, producing the protein MSDSEDMTEFASIVERIERGEVPIRNIERELICPICKELFTHPLILPCQHSICHKCVRELLMLNHEDSFDGGSECSLPGSPRSRVPSPSMERLDKLVRSATVRRSFGSRGSISSQGWRRGSVTPRVTTIPCPGCQHDIDLGERGISMLFRNFTLESIVERYRQAARAAVAIMCNICKPLQQQEATKSCMDCKASYCNECFKLHHPWGTPKAQHEYVGPTTNFKPKVLMCPEHEMEKVNMYCEVCRRPVCHLCKLGGSHANHKVTSMTSAYKILKEKLSKSIHYLISKEDRVRAQITDLELLISQTEENGQLAERQASEHFERLFETLQERKSEMLSSIEQSQNRRMDQLKAQVEEYQGMLENSGLVGYAQEVLKETDQSCFVQTAKQLHIRIQKATESLRTFHPSADPCFDEFVLDTSREETLLKEICFGGVLDPPLIDLSNSKVYNEASICWRLSDDHLPTDHQVLEYCRLGDPSQPPSLEDSEDNRVWRATGSVYGSSAVVCDLDPNSLYSFRVRSCRNSMFSPFSPEVTFHTPPAPAFGFLFSDQCGFSTERLILSKRRDTVENVAGMAFLLAADRVQTGSYVALDYIIGDTGITQGRHYWAFKVEPSSYMVKVGVASDSKLLEWFHNPRDTSSPRYDHDSGHDSGSEDTCYELSQPFTLLTLGMGKVFIPKASSSSSAFAASATAHADYGNRVLPMPQRLGVCLDYDTCRVYFYDADTMRCLYERQVDCSGTMYPAFGFMGSGKVQLEDFITAKRLTL; encoded by the exons ATGTCGGACTCGGAGGACATGACGGAGTTCGCCAGCATCGTGGAGCGGATCGAGCGCGGAGAG GTCCCGATCAGGAACATAGAGCGGGAGTTGATCTGCCCCATCTGTAAGGAGCTCTTCACCCACCCGCTGATTCTGCCCTGCCAGCACAGCATCTGCCACAAGTGTGTCAGGGAGCTGCTGATGCTGAACCACGAGGACTCGTTCGATGGCGGTTCCGAGTGCTCCCTGCCGGGCAGCCCCAGGTCCCGGGTGCCTTCCCCCTCCATGGAGAGGCTCGACAAGCTTGTGAGATCAG CCACAGTGCGAAGGTCGTTTGGAAGTCGAG gCTCCATTTCATCCCAAGGGTGGCGCAGAGGTTCTGTGACTCCCCGTGTCACCACCATCCCGTGCCCCGGCTGCCAGCATGACATCGACCTCGGCGAGCGCGGCATCAGCATGCTGTTCCGCAACTTCACCCTCGAGAGCATCGTGGAGCGCTACCGCCAGGCCGCCCGCGCGGCCGTCGCAATCATGTGCAACATCTGTaagcctctgcagcagcaggaggccacAAAGAGCTGTATGGACTGCAAAGCCAGTTACTGTAACGAATGCTTCAAACTGCACCACCCCTGGGGGACACCCAAAGCTCAGCACGAGTACGTTGGTCCCACCACAAATTTCAAGCCGAAG GTGCTCATGTGTCCGGAGCACGAGATGGAGAAGGTGAACATGTACTGCGAGGTCTGCAGACGACCTGTTTGCCACTTGTGCAAGCTGGGAGGATCCCATGCCAACCACAAAGTCACCAGCATGACCAGTGCCTATAAGATCCTGAAG GAGAAGCTTTCCAAGAGTATCCATTACCTCATCAGTAAAGAGGACCGGGTCAGGGCTCAGATTACAGATCTTGAGCTGCTCATCTCTCAGACTGAG GAAAATGGCCAGCTGGCAGAGCGTCAAGCCAGTGAACACTTTGAGCGTCTCTTTGAGacgctgcaggagaggaaatcCGAGATGCTGAGTTCTATCGAACAGTCACAAAATCGACGAATGGATCAGCTCAAGGCCCAG GTGGAGGAATACCAGGGCATGCTGGAGAACAGTGGCCTCGTGGGCTACGCTCAGGAGGTGCTGAAAGAGACGGACCAATCCTGCTTCGTACAAACTGCAAAGCAACTCCACATCAG GATCCAGAAGGCCACAGAGTCTCTGAGGACGTTCCACCCTTCAGCTGACCCCTGCTTCGATGAGTTTGTGCTGGACACATCAAGAGAAGAAACACTCCTCAAAGAGATATGCTTTGGTGGAG TTCTCGACCCTCCTCTGATTGACTTGTCTAATAGCAAAGTCTATAATGAagcctccatctgctggagGCTCTCGGATGACCATCTACCTACTGATCACCAAGTGCTTGAATACTGCAG aCTTGGAGACCCAAGCCAGCCGCCATCCCTGGAGGACTCTGAGGACAACAGGGTCTGGAGGGCCACAGGCAGCGTTTACGGTTCCAGCGCTGTGGTGTGTGACCTGGATCCTAACAGCCTGTACTCATTCAGGGTTCGGAGCTGCAGGAACTCCATGTTCAGCCCTTTCAGCCCCGAGGTCACCTTCCACACGCCGCCGGCACCTG CATTTGGTTTCCTATTCAGTGATCAGTGTGGCTTCAGCACTGAGAGGCTCATTCTTAGCAAGAGACGGGACACTGTGGAAAATGTAGCAGGCATGGCTTTTCTCCTCGCGGCTGATCGTGTGCAGACGGGCAGCTACGTCGCTCTGGACTACATCATCGGGGACACTGGCATCACTCAGGGAAG ACACTATTGGGCCTTTAAGGTGGAGCCTTCTTCCTACATGGTGAAAGTTGGAGTCGCATCAGATTCCAAACTGCTAGAATGGTTTCACAATCCCAGAGATACCAGCAGCCCAAG GTATGACCATGACAGTGGGCATGACAGCGGCAGTGAGGACACGTGCTACGAGCTCTCCCAACCCTTCACCCTCCTCACCCTGGGCATGGGCAAAGTCTTCATCCCCAAagcttcttcatcttcctctgcttttgCAGCAAGTGCAACCGCACACGCCGACTATGGAAACCGAGTGCTTCCCATGCCCCAACGCTtgggtgtgtgtctggattATGACACGTGCCGGGTGTATTTTTACGACGCCGACACCATGAGGTGCCTTTACGAGAGGCAGGTGGATTGCTCAGGAACGATGTATCCGGCTTTTGGCTTCATGGGCAGTGGCAAGGTTCAACTGGAAGATTTCATCACTGCCAAACGACTGACCCTCTGA